Proteins found in one Vallitalea guaymasensis genomic segment:
- a CDS encoding HAD family hydrolase has translation MNKIIGLENMNFEGHFHELEASENRMFKIGVDGVEQILTPLDRKVELIAFKDKTLVYVKSAMGYPAIYPLADTSFEGPAEAVLMDLDGTSVYSEPFWMWIIEQTTGRLIGNPKFKLEHEDEPHVSGHSVSEHLQYCIDKYCPDKSVEEARKYYFEITNHELKEIMQGRGHTNAFKPTDGLKDFLMALKDNNIKIGLVTSGLYEKAWPEIVSAFKKLGLGDPKDFYDAIITAGQALRKGQTGTLGELSPKPHPWLYAETARVGLGINPSKRHKVIGIEDSAAGVLSIRLAGFSAIGIAGGNIEASGVTPFLHSKYGNLMDSLPLILGEK, from the coding sequence ATGAATAAGATTATAGGGCTAGAGAACATGAATTTTGAAGGACATTTTCATGAGTTGGAAGCTAGTGAAAACAGAATGTTCAAGATTGGAGTAGATGGAGTAGAGCAGATTCTAACACCGCTGGATAGAAAAGTTGAACTTATCGCATTCAAGGATAAAACATTGGTATATGTCAAATCTGCCATGGGTTATCCAGCAATCTATCCTTTAGCAGATACTTCCTTTGAAGGTCCAGCTGAAGCTGTTCTTATGGATCTTGATGGAACCAGTGTTTATAGTGAACCTTTTTGGATGTGGATCATTGAACAAACAACAGGAAGACTAATAGGTAATCCAAAGTTTAAACTAGAACATGAAGATGAACCACATGTTTCTGGACATTCAGTATCTGAGCATTTACAGTATTGTATTGACAAATATTGTCCAGATAAAAGTGTAGAAGAAGCAAGGAAATATTATTTTGAAATAACTAATCATGAACTTAAGGAAATAATGCAGGGACGAGGACATACCAATGCTTTTAAGCCTACGGATGGATTAAAGGATTTCCTCATGGCGTTAAAAGATAATAACATAAAAATAGGTCTTGTAACATCAGGTTTATACGAAAAAGCTTGGCCAGAAATTGTGTCTGCATTTAAAAAACTAGGTTTAGGGGATCCTAAGGATTTCTATGATGCAATAATTACTGCAGGACAAGCTTTGAGAAAAGGTCAAACAGGAACTTTGGGGGAATTATCTCCTAAACCACATCCTTGGCTGTATGCAGAGACTGCAAGAGTTGGATTGGGAATCAATCCTTCCAAAAGACATAAAGTAATAGGAATAGAAGATTCAGCAGCGGGTGTTTTATCAATAAGGCTGGCAGGTTTTTCTGCCATTGGTATAGCTGGCGGAAATATTGAAGCAAGTGGAGTTACTCCATTCCTACACTCCAAATATGGTAATTTGATGGATTCTCTGCCATTGATTCTTGGAGAGAAATAA
- a CDS encoding discoidin domain-containing protein, with protein MFKKNLSKILVGIFTLMTIWSFNGTTTSNVSAQMALSGNAPYINTWLVSGPFDTALTDFQMTPKVGQDISGKKWEYFDDRIWNRSYDDYQDLYGYFTVKKGIDTKNKYVYANTYVYSPSAQSVEFRFAASGSNRLIVNGVALTSPSTVVEPQKDQQKQTVNLNQGWNSILIEIYHSYTDDVAEGKLIDGIMNLPDKHGEYLGFYGRLTDANGNEVPNIQYSVTGENTSLTIDTQTLSAEDVVSSDVMGRGLPNNILPKGYVEWPYVWNATLYSTEQYRVQGSHYQFQASGGQPGYSWSIVSGALPDGLTLNTDGTIDGFCNTMGTNNFTIQVKDSLLNTAQKELSIIVKDRPNRWFEEGRVSALSHCIPIYDWYVDPNFSFDLWAERAKRQGHSLVSIETLQQHPYWPSKFDNPAGINGAIQYLPRDAQGKVLDGLMEAKEAIERHGMKFGLYYGTTYNDVFFHDIQDLVLRYEPKYLYYDGPQSRTANNFDILYSVVRNYSDEIIINSNVWSGEYGDADLRTTEASHIYSGSRGTLHKKRTIVEPWKSIITKNNPNPYYSKRDDFRQVAKEMIMNAASGKVDNNDQMPIMSRGPQWDSPEDVATRYPKSAQEFIDVREGLIGWFAPEGKPERHESTTGTMPYFLDGWGYTDDGKGNIDKFETGQGPDWGFAVSRDNNIYLHFIEGPYGKKGYQGQSSVTISPVNDTVTKVSWLNEDTPLSFTQNGNSLTIDLSGITADPISTILKIVTDNPNRKYKLTNIIPTGKQLTSSMLKINVEGYMTYTALKVPFGTGDVTYSSSNTSVATVDSNGVVTAAGQGQATITVQGTYENITVQNTIDVIVNSSNVIRVDDTLIGAVLWAGDRETYGKFSSLEDIPFTIEGRSQKGGPINLDSATITMKSGIVDLDGGTHMQPVSITESPVFTFSNGKMTPNVVDEETRVAVWAEINLDGQQVTTNRVFIDLVPSVNLLNEQTTITASNSSGNYTPDKVNDGILIASDGTDSSKWSASGTGSSWIAFDLQEPKDISTIEINFNTLEQLYINTPQSMEIQTSADGMTWSTVSTVTPPSSGSTAYFGFSNRFSIPPTKTQYVRLLFPQGSADGVAVDLLEVKINADPVNIGFNRTVTSSSTITNPEGGAGIVDGVVDTAAFTNLQDTGAQWVQIDLGQSADVHKLKLWHYYADGRTYNDVIMQLSNDAAFSTGVTTVFNNDTNNSAGQGTGSDSAYAESASGKTVSFTPVNARYIRFWSNGSNVNGYNHYVEAEVYGSLSDTPSTQTNLALGKTATASSTYSSSYTADMAVDGSLTTRWAQQGGDYSECWLKVDLGENYSLSSVKTSFFVANDNHKYKYKIEYSTDDTNWNMYEDNTSAYTTQSTVEDTNSATGRYVKITITDSSTLGSSIGEFEVYGE; from the coding sequence ATGTTCAAGAAGAATCTGTCAAAAATTTTAGTAGGTATATTTACATTAATGACTATATGGAGCTTTAATGGAACAACTACATCTAATGTTAGTGCACAGATGGCGTTATCAGGTAATGCACCATATATAAACACTTGGCTTGTATCAGGACCATTTGATACTGCTTTAACAGATTTCCAAATGACTCCAAAAGTTGGACAAGATATTAGTGGGAAGAAATGGGAGTATTTTGACGATCGTATCTGGAATAGATCCTATGACGATTATCAAGATCTATATGGGTATTTTACAGTTAAAAAAGGTATTGATACAAAAAATAAATACGTTTATGCCAATACATATGTTTACAGTCCTTCGGCACAGAGCGTTGAGTTCAGATTTGCTGCCAGCGGTTCAAATAGACTTATTGTAAATGGGGTGGCTCTAACATCACCTTCTACAGTGGTTGAGCCACAAAAAGATCAACAAAAGCAAACAGTTAATCTGAACCAAGGATGGAATAGTATTTTAATTGAGATCTACCATTCTTATACAGATGATGTAGCAGAGGGTAAATTAATTGATGGAATCATGAATTTACCTGATAAACATGGGGAATATCTAGGTTTTTATGGTAGATTAACTGATGCAAACGGCAATGAAGTACCCAATATTCAATATTCAGTTACAGGTGAAAACACTTCCTTGACAATTGATACACAGACATTGTCAGCAGAGGATGTTGTATCTTCCGATGTAATGGGTAGAGGATTGCCAAATAACATTCTACCAAAAGGATATGTTGAATGGCCATATGTATGGAATGCAACATTATATTCAACAGAACAGTACCGTGTTCAAGGAAGCCATTATCAGTTTCAAGCAAGTGGAGGACAACCAGGATATAGTTGGAGTATTGTTTCTGGCGCACTTCCAGATGGATTAACGTTAAATACAGATGGAACCATCGATGGATTCTGTAATACAATGGGTACTAATAATTTTACAATACAAGTAAAAGATTCTCTACTTAATACTGCACAAAAAGAATTAAGTATTATTGTAAAAGATCGTCCTAATAGATGGTTTGAAGAGGGTAGAGTATCTGCATTGTCTCATTGTATTCCTATATATGATTGGTATGTAGATCCAAATTTCTCTTTTGATTTATGGGCTGAAAGAGCTAAGAGACAAGGTCATTCTCTAGTATCTATTGAAACCCTTCAGCAACATCCTTACTGGCCATCCAAATTTGATAATCCAGCAGGTATAAATGGTGCCATTCAATACTTACCAAGAGATGCTCAGGGTAAGGTATTAGATGGGTTAATGGAAGCAAAAGAAGCCATAGAACGACATGGTATGAAATTCGGTTTATATTATGGTACTACTTATAATGATGTATTTTTCCATGATATACAAGATTTAGTTCTTAGATACGAACCAAAATATCTATATTATGATGGACCACAGAGCAGAACAGCCAATAATTTTGATATTCTATATAGTGTTGTTCGTAATTACAGTGATGAGATAATTATTAACTCTAATGTTTGGAGTGGAGAATACGGTGATGCTGATCTTAGAACTACTGAGGCATCCCATATATATAGTGGTTCAAGAGGTACATTACATAAAAAAAGAACAATAGTGGAACCTTGGAAATCAATCATTACTAAGAATAATCCAAATCCATATTATAGTAAAAGGGATGATTTCAGACAAGTAGCAAAAGAGATGATTATGAACGCAGCAAGTGGCAAGGTTGATAATAATGATCAGATGCCTATTATGAGCAGAGGTCCACAGTGGGATTCGCCTGAAGATGTTGCTACAAGATATCCAAAATCAGCTCAAGAATTTATTGATGTAAGAGAAGGTCTTATCGGTTGGTTTGCACCAGAGGGGAAACCTGAAAGACATGAATCCACAACAGGTACAATGCCTTATTTCCTAGACGGATGGGGATATACGGATGATGGAAAAGGCAATATTGATAAATTTGAAACAGGTCAAGGTCCTGATTGGGGTTTTGCAGTATCAAGAGATAACAATATATATTTGCATTTTATAGAAGGACCTTATGGTAAAAAGGGTTATCAAGGTCAGTCATCGGTTACAATCAGTCCTGTAAATGATACAGTAACAAAAGTATCTTGGTTAAATGAAGATACACCTCTATCATTTACACAGAATGGTAATAGTTTAACTATTGATTTATCAGGGATTACTGCAGACCCAATAAGTACTATATTAAAAATTGTTACTGATAACCCTAACAGAAAATACAAATTAACCAATATCATACCAACAGGAAAACAATTAACTTCAAGTATGCTAAAAATAAATGTTGAGGGGTATATGACATATACAGCATTAAAGGTTCCTTTTGGTACTGGTGATGTGACTTATTCAAGTAGTAATACAAGCGTAGCAACTGTTGATTCCAATGGTGTTGTAACAGCAGCAGGACAAGGTCAAGCTACAATAACTGTACAAGGAACTTATGAGAATATTACAGTTCAGAATACCATAGATGTTATTGTCAATTCTAGCAATGTGATTCGTGTAGATGATACACTTATTGGTGCAGTTCTGTGGGCTGGTGATAGAGAAACTTATGGAAAATTCTCAAGTCTAGAAGATATTCCATTTACTATTGAAGGGCGTTCTCAAAAAGGTGGACCTATTAACCTGGATTCAGCAACAATAACTATGAAATCAGGAATAGTTGATTTGGATGGTGGTACACATATGCAGCCAGTTTCCATAACAGAATCACCAGTATTTACTTTCTCCAATGGAAAGATGACACCAAATGTTGTTGATGAAGAGACCAGAGTTGCTGTCTGGGCTGAAATAAATCTTGATGGACAACAAGTAACAACTAATAGAGTATTTATTGACCTTGTTCCATCAGTGAACCTGCTTAATGAACAAACAACCATTACTGCAAGTAATAGTTCAGGTAATTATACACCAGATAAAGTAAATGATGGTATATTAATTGCTTCTGACGGAACAGATAGCTCCAAATGGTCTGCATCAGGTACTGGTTCATCATGGATAGCCTTTGATTTACAGGAACCAAAAGATATAAGTACTATTGAAATTAACTTCAATACGTTGGAACAATTGTATATTAATACACCTCAGTCCATGGAGATTCAAACCAGTGCTGATGGAATGACATGGTCAACAGTTTCAACAGTTACACCGCCTAGCAGTGGCAGTACTGCATACTTTGGTTTTTCCAATAGATTCAGCATTCCTCCAACAAAGACTCAATATGTACGTTTACTATTCCCACAAGGAAGTGCTGACGGGGTTGCGGTTGATCTACTGGAAGTTAAAATCAATGCAGATCCAGTGAATATTGGATTTAATAGAACAGTTACCTCAAGTTCTACCATTACAAATCCAGAAGGTGGAGCAGGTATTGTTGATGGGGTAGTGGATACTGCAGCTTTTACAAACCTTCAAGATACAGGTGCACAATGGGTACAAATTGATTTGGGTCAGAGTGCTGATGTACACAAACTAAAATTATGGCATTACTATGCAGATGGAAGAACTTATAATGATGTTATTATGCAGTTATCCAATGATGCTGCATTCAGTACAGGTGTGACAACAGTATTTAATAATGATACAAATAATTCAGCAGGACAAGGTACAGGAAGTGATTCAGCATATGCTGAAAGTGCTAGTGGTAAAACAGTGTCCTTTACCCCTGTAAATGCAAGATATATAAGGTTCTGGAGTAACGGCAGTAATGTAAATGGTTATAACCATTATGTAGAAGCAGAGGTTTATGGTTCATTAAGTGATACACCATCTACACAAACTAATTTAGCGCTAGGCAAAACAGCTACTGCATCTTCTACATATTCATCTTCTTATACAGCTGATATGGCTGTTGATGGTAGTTTAACAACACGATGGGCACAGCAAGGCGGGGATTATAGTGAATGTTGGCTCAAGGTTGATTTAGGAGAAAATTATTCTTTAAGTAGTGTGAAGACATCCTTCTTTGTTGCTAATGACAACCACAAGTACAAGTATAAGATTGAATACTCCACAGATGATACAAATTGGAATATGTATGAAGATAATACATCTGCCTATACCACACAATCAACTGTTGAAGATACCAATAGTGCTACTGGTAGATATGTAAAGATAACCATAACAGATTCAAGTACATTGGGTAGCAGTATAGGGGAGTTTGAAGTATATGGTGAGTAG
- a CDS encoding alpha-mannosidase, which yields MNKDKGYIVTHTHWDREWRYPLWENRMKLVDLMDELLGILESNKDYKAFMLDGQSVMVEDYLEVRPEQKDKIIDYVKKGRMLIGPWYSLPDLYPIDGECLIRNLLRGIRYSDSLGGHLKVAYESFGWGQTAQFPQIYKGFGLDTVIVGKNVSKERAPESEFIWEGPDGSKVLATRLGQHARANFFMNAYIDIMYGKPYLSDEYKYDWGNMGTIYHQADEESHHTDYVKLQYTEKMHEERIKDAIDLAWEATNDTNVKDHRVLMDGSDSTTPQPMITDVINKANEIYEDKEFIHSTLEEYTDKLIEVLDFDKLKTVKGELRDGPACSCSANALATRPELKILNKRVQNSLLRSAEPLSVIGTMIGMDYDTNFIDIAERYMLLSHAHDSINGVTQDKTVDDVKYMLNQALEISEVINNKACKQLVKQIDTKDFDSKDILLMAVNPLGRNRRETVKVYIDIPREEQIWDFDIQDNLGNILEKQVISRKEEVVPVDDMHSRPWPFYIDRYCIYMDTGVIPAGGYKVYKVVPKTHFNRKALFWPEMRKSKGNEIACSTNTMENKYLRVKVEPNGTISIINKETGKSYTNLNYFEDTGDCGDYWIYYPPYNNKTFTSLGSEARIWVEDNGPLSSTIVSEVIMKLPAYSYRPDNGVMGDSKRSEEEKDICITSYYTLKKDSKKVDIKVKINNTAFDHRLRVMFDTGIDTDYSYAAGHFTVDKRPITPLKDKNGEYYPEMQTLPMQNFIGLSNDNDGLAVINNCLSEYQVMDNQEKTIAITLFRSVRNIICTEFRSAGVFSHQMGGQSQGVLEYEYGIYVHEDSFENSDVFDIADRFNVPVRLVQTCKHSGGYLPLEKSFYMIEPSQLVMSAFKKAEDRNSFIIRIYNPTNNIVEGKISINMDSVVKEGYITNLNEERENRIEITEENNVHVSVAGNKIQTIELVLGGNNE from the coding sequence ATGAACAAAGATAAAGGTTATATTGTAACTCATACACATTGGGATAGAGAATGGAGATATCCTTTATGGGAAAATAGGATGAAATTGGTTGATTTAATGGATGAATTACTTGGCATTCTTGAAAGCAATAAGGACTATAAAGCTTTCATGCTGGATGGTCAAAGTGTAATGGTGGAAGATTATCTTGAGGTAAGACCTGAACAAAAGGATAAAATAATAGATTATGTAAAAAAAGGCAGGATGTTAATTGGTCCATGGTATAGTCTTCCAGACCTTTATCCTATAGATGGGGAATGTCTTATAAGAAATCTATTAAGGGGAATACGTTATTCTGACAGTCTAGGTGGACATCTAAAGGTTGCATATGAATCTTTTGGGTGGGGACAAACTGCACAATTCCCTCAAATATATAAGGGTTTTGGTCTTGACACTGTTATTGTTGGTAAAAATGTCTCTAAAGAACGAGCTCCTGAAAGTGAATTCATATGGGAAGGACCAGACGGAAGCAAAGTACTGGCTACAAGACTTGGTCAGCATGCACGTGCAAACTTCTTCATGAATGCTTATATTGATATTATGTATGGTAAACCATATCTATCGGACGAATATAAATATGATTGGGGTAATATGGGTACCATATACCATCAAGCAGATGAAGAAAGCCACCATACTGATTATGTCAAATTGCAGTATACTGAAAAAATGCATGAAGAACGTATAAAAGATGCCATTGACCTGGCATGGGAAGCTACAAATGATACAAATGTAAAAGATCATAGGGTTCTTATGGATGGTAGTGATTCTACTACACCACAACCTATGATAACGGATGTAATCAACAAAGCTAATGAAATTTATGAGGATAAAGAGTTCATTCATTCTACATTAGAAGAATATACAGATAAGCTAATTGAAGTACTGGACTTTGATAAGTTGAAAACAGTAAAGGGAGAATTGAGAGATGGTCCTGCATGCAGCTGTTCAGCAAATGCATTGGCAACAAGACCTGAACTGAAGATACTTAATAAGCGAGTTCAGAATTCACTTCTACGATCAGCTGAGCCTCTATCAGTTATTGGAACTATGATTGGTATGGATTATGATACTAACTTCATAGATATAGCTGAGAGATATATGCTGCTTTCTCATGCACATGATTCTATTAATGGTGTTACCCAAGATAAAACTGTGGATGATGTAAAATATATGCTAAATCAAGCATTAGAAATAAGTGAAGTCATAAATAACAAAGCATGTAAACAGTTAGTTAAACAGATAGATACCAAGGATTTTGATTCCAAGGATATACTTCTTATGGCAGTTAACCCTTTAGGGAGAAATAGAAGAGAAACAGTCAAAGTCTATATAGATATACCTAGAGAAGAACAAATATGGGATTTTGATATACAAGATAATCTTGGAAATATATTGGAAAAACAAGTGATTTCCAGAAAAGAAGAAGTTGTACCAGTAGATGATATGCATTCAAGACCTTGGCCGTTCTATATAGACAGATATTGCATTTATATGGATACAGGAGTAATACCAGCAGGGGGATATAAAGTCTATAAGGTAGTACCTAAAACACATTTTAATAGAAAAGCCCTGTTCTGGCCTGAAATGAGAAAGAGTAAAGGGAATGAAATTGCATGTTCCACTAATACTATGGAAAATAAATACTTAAGAGTGAAAGTAGAACCTAATGGTACTATTAGTATCATCAACAAGGAAACAGGTAAATCCTATACTAACCTTAATTACTTTGAAGATACAGGAGATTGTGGAGATTACTGGATTTATTACCCACCATATAATAATAAGACTTTTACAAGCTTAGGTAGTGAAGCAAGGATATGGGTAGAAGATAATGGTCCATTGTCTTCAACAATAGTTTCAGAGGTTATTATGAAGCTTCCTGCATATTCCTATAGACCAGATAATGGTGTCATGGGAGATAGCAAGAGAAGTGAAGAGGAAAAAGATATTTGTATTACAAGCTATTATACGCTGAAAAAAGATTCCAAGAAGGTGGATATCAAGGTTAAGATCAATAATACAGCATTTGATCATAGATTAAGAGTCATGTTTGATACAGGGATAGATACAGATTATTCATATGCAGCAGGACATTTTACAGTTGATAAAAGACCTATAACACCATTGAAAGATAAAAACGGTGAATACTATCCAGAAATGCAGACATTACCTATGCAGAATTTTATAGGACTAAGTAATGATAATGATGGATTAGCTGTTATTAACAATTGTCTAAGTGAATATCAAGTTATGGATAATCAAGAAAAAACCATAGCTATTACTTTATTCAGAAGTGTAAGAAACATTATATGTACAGAATTCCGTTCAGCAGGTGTATTCTCTCACCAAATGGGTGGACAGAGTCAGGGAGTATTAGAGTACGAATATGGTATATATGTTCATGAAGACAGTTTTGAGAACAGTGACGTTTTTGATATTGCTGATAGATTCAATGTACCAGTAAGATTAGTTCAGACTTGCAAGCATTCAGGTGGTTATCTGCCATTGGAAAAGAGTTTCTATATGATAGAACCATCTCAGTTGGTTATGTCAGCATTTAAAAAGGCTGAGGATAGGAATAGCTTTATTATTAGAATATATAACCCAACCAATAATATTGTAGAAGGTAAAATTTCAATTAACATGGATTCAGTTGTCAAAGAAGGGTACATAACCAACCTCAATGAAGAACGTGAAAATAGAATAGAAATCACTGAGGAAAATAATGTTCATGTAAGTGTGGCTGGTAACAAGATACAGACCATAGAATTAGTGTTAGGAGGAAATAATGAATAA
- a CDS encoding Gfo/Idh/MocA family protein, whose amino-acid sequence MEKVTLTLLGAGQRGMGAYAPYALEYPDEVEFVAVAETDEERRNKFKELHKIKEENCFTTWEELLEKPKMSDAILICTMDDMHYEPTMKALEKGYHVLLEKPMSNNPLECVEMGDYAEKNNRVFSICHVLRYTPFFSTIKEILDEGRIGDIISIQHIENVAYWHQAHSFVRGNWRNSEETSPMILQKSCHDMDIFSWLVGSKCTNISSFGSLTHFTKENAPEGAPLRCLDGCPARNECAFYAPKIYIDWKDNWQADVLRSVVSNDTSHEGLLKALREGPYGRCVYHCDNNVVDHQVVNMEFENKVTVAFTMCAFTYEGGRGLKIMGTKGQIRGLSDENIIEITNFNTGTTDTIQVKASGGHGGGDLGIMRDFIKLVKCNGEGDSLTSASISVQSHLMAFAAEEARIKKKVINLDEFVTELKK is encoded by the coding sequence ATGGAAAAGGTCACATTAACACTTTTAGGAGCAGGACAAAGAGGCATGGGTGCTTATGCTCCATATGCATTAGAGTATCCAGATGAAGTTGAATTTGTAGCTGTTGCAGAAACAGACGAGGAAAGAAGAAATAAGTTCAAGGAATTACATAAAATCAAAGAAGAGAATTGTTTTACTACTTGGGAGGAACTTCTTGAGAAGCCTAAGATGAGTGATGCAATATTGATATGTACAATGGATGATATGCATTATGAGCCAACTATGAAAGCATTGGAAAAAGGATATCACGTTTTATTGGAAAAACCAATGTCCAACAATCCACTGGAATGCGTAGAAATGGGAGATTATGCTGAAAAGAATAATAGAGTATTTTCTATCTGTCATGTATTAAGGTATACTCCATTTTTCTCAACTATCAAAGAAATACTGGATGAAGGCAGAATAGGTGACATTATTTCAATTCAGCATATAGAAAATGTAGCTTATTGGCATCAGGCACATAGTTTCGTAAGAGGAAATTGGAGGAATTCAGAAGAAACAAGTCCTATGATACTTCAAAAATCCTGTCATGACATGGATATATTCTCATGGCTTGTAGGGAGTAAATGTACAAATATATCTTCTTTCGGTTCATTGACTCATTTTACAAAAGAAAATGCTCCAGAAGGAGCTCCACTAAGATGTCTAGATGGATGTCCAGCTAGAAATGAATGTGCATTCTATGCGCCTAAAATATATATTGACTGGAAAGATAATTGGCAGGCAGATGTATTAAGGTCAGTAGTAAGCAATGATACAAGCCACGAAGGATTATTGAAGGCATTGAGAGAAGGACCATACGGTCGTTGCGTATATCATTGTGATAACAATGTTGTAGACCATCAAGTAGTAAATATGGAATTTGAAAACAAGGTAACTGTAGCTTTTACAATGTGTGCATTTACTTATGAAGGTGGAAGAGGTCTAAAAATTATGGGTACCAAAGGTCAGATAAGAGGATTGTCTGATGAGAATATCATAGAAATAACCAATTTCAATACAGGTACGACAGATACAATCCAGGTAAAAGCATCAGGTGGTCATGGTGGTGGAGATTTAGGTATTATGAGAGATTTCATCAAATTAGTGAAGTGTAATGGTGAAGGTGATTCATTAACATCAGCAAGTATATCCGTACAAAGTCATCTAATGGCTTTTGCAGCAGAGGAAGCTAGAATCAAAAAGAAAGTTATCAACTTGGATGAGTTTGTAACTGAGCTTAAGAAATAA
- a CDS encoding uroporphyrinogen decarboxylase family protein: MTKRERVYRAIAHKEADRVPKGELYIDPSLANSLLKKDYPLDYFHFQRDIEVRELLGIDMINLGDWPTEELGEDEEGNKIYRSNYREEYIFNDKSKHIIKPGLMNIEDAENYPIPDITKCSGKLIKRFAEETDLFVFAQIGGPISMINEMLGMEDYMIYTMTNTKEIRILAEKIMEYEIAKAKLFIDNGANAILIADDMAYNTSTFLPLHIMDEVAFPYYKIAVEEIKKHKDVPVFLHTDGNINNVLGKITDCGFDGLQSLQPSAGMEIEQVKKDFGKDLCLMGNIDLDYVMTFGSVQEVEETIKRTIDIAAPGGGFILSTCNILVDVIPPENALAMYNTAHNYGIYTR; this comes from the coding sequence ATGACAAAAAGAGAAAGAGTCTATAGAGCCATAGCACATAAAGAAGCAGATAGAGTGCCAAAAGGCGAATTATATATAGACCCAAGCCTTGCTAACAGTTTATTGAAGAAAGATTATCCTCTTGATTATTTCCACTTCCAAAGAGACATAGAAGTAAGAGAATTACTAGGAATTGATATGATTAATTTGGGAGATTGGCCAACAGAAGAGTTGGGAGAAGATGAAGAGGGTAATAAAATCTACAGAAGTAATTATAGAGAAGAATATATATTCAATGATAAAAGTAAACACATCATTAAACCAGGGCTTATGAATATTGAGGATGCAGAAAATTATCCTATACCTGATATAACAAAATGTTCTGGTAAACTGATAAAAAGGTTTGCAGAAGAGACAGACCTATTTGTATTTGCTCAAATAGGGGGGCCTATAAGCATGATAAATGAAATGCTTGGTATGGAAGATTATATGATATATACAATGACAAATACAAAAGAAATCAGGATACTGGCAGAAAAAATAATGGAATATGAAATTGCCAAAGCAAAATTGTTTATTGATAACGGAGCTAATGCCATTCTGATTGCAGATGATATGGCTTATAACACATCAACATTTCTGCCTTTACACATTATGGATGAGGTTGCTTTTCCCTATTACAAAATTGCAGTTGAAGAAATAAAAAAACATAAGGATGTCCCTGTTTTTCTACATACGGATGGCAATATTAACAATGTTCTTGGGAAAATTACAGATTGTGGATTTGATGGTTTACAATCTTTACAGCCTTCTGCTGGTATGGAAATTGAACAGGTGAAAAAAGATTTTGGTAAGGATTTATGTCTTATGGGCAACATTGACCTTGATTACGTCATGACCTTTGGTTCTGTACAAGAAGTAGAAGAAACAATAAAACGTACTATTGATATTGCTGCACCAGGCGGAGGTTTTATTCTAAGCACCTGTAATATCTTAGTTGATGTTATCCCACCGGAGAATGCATTGGCTATGTATAATACAGCGCACAATTATGGAATATATACCCGTTAA